A single genomic interval of Helianthus annuus cultivar XRQ/B chromosome 13, HanXRQr2.0-SUNRISE, whole genome shotgun sequence harbors:
- the LOC110898069 gene encoding UDP-D-apiose/UDP-D-xylose synthase 2, with amino-acid sequence MARVDLDGNVIKPMTICMIGAGGFIGSHLCEKLMSETPHTVLAVDVYNDKIKHLLEPDSLPWNGRIQFHRLNIKNDSRLEGLIKCSDLTINLAAICTPADYNTRPLDTIYSNFIDALPVVKYCSENNKRLIHFSTCEVYGKTIGSFLPKDSPLRQDPAYYILKEDTSPCIFGSVEKQRWSYACAKQLIERLIYAEGAENGLEFTIVRPFNWIGPRMDFIPGIDGPSEGVPRVLACFSNNLLRREPLKLVDGGESQRTFIYIKDAIEAVLLMIENPARASGHIFNVGNPNNEVTVRQLAEMMTQVYSKVSGEDAIETPTIDVSSKEFYGEGYDDSDKRIPDMTIINKQLGWNPKTSLWDLLESTLTYQHRTYAEAIKQAIAKPSAN; translated from the exons ATGGCGAGAGTAGATCTCGACGGAAACGTCATAAAGCCCATGACGATATGCATGATCGGTGCCGGAGGATTCATCGGCTCGCATTTGTGCGAGAAGTTGATGTCCGAGACGCCGCACACGGTGTTGGCTGTTGATGTCTATAATGATAAGATCAAGCATCTGCTTGAACCGGACTCGCTTCCCTGGAATGGACGTATTCAGTTTCATCGGTTGAATATTAAGAATGATTCTCGCCTTGAAGGACTCATTAAGTGCTCCGATCTG ACTATAAATCTGGCGGCTATTTGCACTCCAGCAGATTACAATACCCGTCCTCTTGACACAATCTATAGCAACTTCATTGATGCACTTCCTGTG GTTAAGTACTGTTCAGAGAACAACAAGAGGCTCATTCACTTCTCCACATGTGAGGTGTATGGGAAAACGATCGGTAGCTTTCTTCCCAAAGACAGTCCCTTACGTCAG GATCCTGCTTACTACATTCTCAAAGAAGACACTTCCCCATGCATTTTCGGCTCAGTTGAGAAGCAGAGATGGTCATATGCATGCGCTAAACAGTTGATCGAGAGGCTTATTTATG CTGAGGGTGCAGAGAATGGTCTTGAGTTCACCATAGTAAGACCTTTCAATTGGATTGGCCCTAGGATGGATTTCATTCCTGGGATTGATGGTCCCAGTGAGGGTGTTCCAAGGGTTCTCGCATGCTTTAGCAAT AACCTCCTAAGACGGGAGCCTCTGAAGCTTGTGGATGGTGGAGAATCACAAAGAACCTTTATTTACATCAAGGATGCCATCGAAGCTGTTCTTTTGATGATt GAAAATCCAGCCAGAGCTAGTGGTCACATCTTCAATGTAGGCAACCCTAACAATGAAGTTACAGTCAGACAACTTGCTGAAATGATGACTCAG GTGTATTCAAAAGTAAGCGGAGAAGATGCAATAGAGACTCCCACCATTGATGTCAGCTCCAAAGAATTTTACGGGGAAGGTTATGACGACAGTGATAAAAGAATTCCAGACATGACCATCATAAACAAACAACTAG GTTGGAATCCAAAGACATCGCTTTGGGACTTGCTGGAATCAACACTTACATACCAACACAGGACATACGCCGAAGCTATCAAGCAAGCAATTGCAAAACCATCAGCAAATTAA
- the LOC110898070 gene encoding AP-2 complex subunit alpha-1, which translates to MALSGMRGLSVFISDVRNCRNKEQERLRVDKELGNIRTRFKNEKGLTPYEKKKYVWKMLYIYMLGYDVDFGHMEAVSLISAPKYPEKQVGYIVTSCLLNENHDFLRLAINAVRNDIIGRNETFQCLALTLVGNIGGREFAESLAPDVQKLLISSSCRPLVRKKAALCLLRLFRKNPDILNVDGWSDRMSQLLDERDLGVLTSSMSLFVALVSNNHEAYWSCLPKCVKVMERLARNQDIPQEYTYYGIPSPWLQVKTMRALQYFPTVEDPSIRRALFEVLQRILMGTDVVKNVNKNNASHAVLFEALALVMHLDSEKEMMSQCVALLGKFIAVREPNIRYLGLENMTRMLMVTDVHEIIKRHQAQIITSLKDPDISIRRRSLDLLYGMCDVSNAKDIVEELLQYLGTADFAMREELALKAAILAEKFAPDLSWYVDVILQLIDKAGDFVSDDIWFRVVQFVTNNEDLQPYAALKAREYIDKPATHETMVKVSAYLLGEYSHLLARRPGCSPKEIFSIIHEKLPTVSTPTIPILLTTYAKILMHSQPPDPELQNQIWAVYSKYESCIDAEIQQRAVEYFALSRKGEALMDILAEMPKFPERQSSLIKKAEDTEADTAELSAIKLRTQQQTSNALVLTDQRPANGAPQVSQLGMVMVPSTSNADQNAVDQRSTQSNGTLSVVDPQSVAQDHAPTGDILGDLLSPLAIEGPPGVSPQSELNGVPSHDGSNDALALAPVEDQESTVKPIGDIGERFQALCVKDSGVLYEDPYVQIGIKAEWRGHQGRMVLFLGNKNTAPLDSVQAIILPPSHLKLEISLVPEIIPPRAQVQCPLEVVNVRPSRDVAVLDFSYKFGTYLVNNRLRLPAVLNKFFQPIQVSAEEFFPQWRSLPGPPLKLQEVVRGVRPMSLGEMANLFNSLRLMVCPGLDPNACNLVASTTFYSESTRAMLCLIRIETDPADRTQLRMTVASGDPTLTFELKEFIKENLVSIPTAGKSPASVAQQPQPTNQPIASSDPGALLAGLL; encoded by the exons ATGGCGTTGTCAGGTATGAGAGGCTTGTCCGTGTTCATCTCCGACGTGCGTAATTGCCGGAATAAAGAGCAGGAGCGGCTTCGTGTTGATAAAGAGCTCGGCAATATCCGTACTCGGTTCAAAAATGAGAAG GGTTTGACACCATATGAAAAGAAGAAGTATGTTTGGAAGATGCTATACATATATATGCTAGGATACGATGTTGACTTTGGTCATATGGAAGCTGTTTCCTTGATATCTGCTCCAAAATATCCCGAAAAGCAAGTTGGGTATATAGTGACATCATGCTTGCTCAACGAGAATCATGATTTCTTGAGATTAGCAATAAATGCAGTCCGCAATGATATTATTGGTCGCAATGAAACTTTTCAGTGCCTGGCATTGACACTG GTTGGGAATATTGGTGGCAGAGAATTTGCGGAATCACTAGCACCTGATGTTCAGAAGTTGCTT ATTTCAAGCAGTTGCAGGCCACTAGTGAGAAAGAAAGCTGCGTTATGTCTATTACGGCTTTTTAGGAAaaatcctgatattttgaatGTTGATGGCTGGTCAGATCGAATGTCACAACTTTTAGATGAGCGGGATCTCGGTGTTTTAACATCTTCAATGAGTCTGTTTGTCGCTTTAGTATCCAACAACCATGAAGCATATTGGAGCTGTCTTCCAAAATGTGTTAAAGTTATGGAAAGGCTCGCTAGAAATCAAGATATTCCTCAAGAATACACATATTATGGTATTCCTTCTCCATGGCTTCAG GTGAAAACAATGAGGGCACTTCAGTATTTTCCAACTGTTGAAGATCCAAGCATTAGAAGAGCGTTATTTGAg GTTCTACAACGAATACTCATGGGAACAGATGTGGTGAAAAATGTTAATAAAAATAATGCTTCTCATGCTGTTCTATTTGAAGCCCTTGCTCTT GTCATGCATCTTGATTCTGAGAAGGAGATGATGTCTCAATGTGTTGCATTGCTTGGGAAATTTATAGCTGTTCGTGAGCCGAATATCCGGTATTTGGGTCTG GAGAATATGACTAGAATGTTGATGGTTACAGATGTTCATGAGATTATAAAAAGACATCAAGCACAGATTATTACCTCATTAAAAGATCCTGATATCAG CATCCGGCGACGTTCCTTGGATCTGCTTTATGGCATGTGTGATGTCTCGAATGCCAAAGACATTGTTGAAGAACTATTGCAG TATCTTGGCACAGCAGATTTTGCAATGCGTGAAGAGTTGGCTCTGAAAGCTGCTATTCTTGCGGAGAAATTTGCACCTGATTTATCATG GTATGTGGATGTTATACTTCAATTGATTGACAAAGCAGGAGACTTTGTCAGTGATGACATTTGGTTCCGTGTAGTGCAGTTTGTGACTAACAATGAGGACCTTCAG CCTTATGCAGCACTGAAAGCCAGAGAGTATATTGATAAGCCCGCCACACATGAGACAATGGTGAAG GTTAGTGCTTATCTGCTTGGAGAATATAGCCATCTCTTGGCCAGACGACCTGGTTGTAGCCCAAAGGAAATATTTAGCATCATACATGAAAAACTTCCTACCGTATC GACACCTACAATCCCTATTCTTCTTACAACATATGCAAAGATTCTGATGCACTCACAGCCACCGGACCCAGAATTACAGAATCAAATTTGGGCAGTATACAGCAA GTATGAAAGTTGCATTGATGCTGAAATACAACAAAGGGCAGTTGAGTATTTTGCATTGAGTAGGAAAGGTGAAGCTTTAATGGATATATTAGCTGAAATGCCTAAATTTCCCGAACGCCAG TCATCATTGATTAAGAAAGCTGAAGATACTGAAGCTGATACAGCAGAGCTAAGTGCAATCAAGTTAAGAACACAGCAGCAGACATCGAATGCTCTGGTGCTGACAGATCAGCGCCCTGCTAATGGCGCTCCACAAGTGAGTCAACTCGGCATGGTTATGGTCCCTAGCACGAGCAATGCG GATCAAAATGCTGTTGACCAACGGTCAACGCAGTCCAACGGGACTCTGAGTGTTGTTGATCCTCAGTCCGTTGCTCAAGATCATGCACCTACTGGTGATATCCTTGGGGATCTGTTAAGCCCACTGGCTATTGAAGGTCCTCCTGGTGTATCTCCTCAATCAGAGCTTAATGGTGTTCCTTCTCATGATGGTTCAAATGACGCTTTAGCCCTTGCACCTGTTGAAGACCAAGAATCTACTGTCAAG CCAATTGGAGATATTGGTGAAAGATTTCAGGCTTTATGTGTTAAAGATAGTGGAGTACTTTACGAAGATCCTTATGTTCag attggtatcaaagcagAATGGCGAGGTCACCAGGGCCGTATGGTACTTTTCTTGGGGAACAAGAATACCGCTCCACTTGATTCCGTACAAGCAATAATATTACCTCCTTCGCATTTGAAACTGGAAATCTCTCTAGTACCAGAAATTATACCTCCACGCGCACAG GTCCAATGTCCACTTGAAGTGGTAAATGTCCGCCCGAGTAGGGACGTTGCTGTTCTTGACTTTTCCTACAAGTTTGGAACTTATTTG GTGAATAATAGACTTCGGCTTCCTGCAGTGTTGAACAAATTTTTTCAGCCTATTCAAGTATCGGCTGAAGAGTTTTTCCCCCAGTGGAGATCACTTCCTGGACCTCCATTGAAACTTCAAGAAGTG GTTAGAGGTGTGAGACCCATGTCATTGGGAGAAATGGCAAATTTGTTCAACAGTTTGAGGTTGATGGTTTGTCCTGGATTG GATCCAAATGCGTGTAATTTAGTTGCAAGCACAACCTTTTATTCTGAAAGTACACGAGCGATGTTATGTCTG ATAAGAATTGAAACTGATCCAGCTGACCGAACGCAGCTCCGCATGACAGTTGCATCAGGCGACCCAACACTAACGTTTGA GCTAAAGGAATTCATCAAGGAAAATCTAGTAAGCATTCCAACAGCTGGCAAATCTCCTGCATCCGTGGCTCAACAACCTCAGCCAACTAATCAACCAATTGCATCATCAGACCCGGGGGCTTTGCTCGCTGGTCTGCtttaa